From Woronichinia naegeliana WA131, the proteins below share one genomic window:
- the murC gene encoding UDP-N-acetylmuramate--L-alanine ligase encodes MSALAYVLAQRRFPVSGSDIRASHITERLQSVGAHIFTQQEASNLNVFQTLQVNTGAKIPVAVGAGSKPSADMNFEVNGNGRHRARLLPQVVCSTAIAASNPEYQAALDKDCPIFHRSDVLAALIGEYRGIGVAGTHGKTTTSSLIGYVLLQAGLDPTIIVGGEVDAWDGNARLGQGDYLIAEVDESDGSLTKHFPKIGIVTNIELDHPDHYASLEEVVQIFKTFESHCETLIGCVDCDVVRNNLTPKITYSLDPERVADYQAKRISYHANGSQVEVWERGQYLGTMKLNIPGDHNISNALAAVAVGRLVGLEFNIIAQAIAGFGGAKRRFECKGFCNGITFIDDYAHHPSELLATLNAARQKVDHGKYTRVIAIFQPHRYSRTHTFLADFASAFKDADLVILTDIYSAGETNIHNIQGEDLAQAVSQHHPKVIYQPSLTELTQFLPKILQSGDLALFLGAGNLNQTIPNVIAACA; translated from the coding sequence CTCATATTTTTACGCAGCAAGAGGCCAGTAATCTAAATGTTTTTCAAACCTTGCAGGTTAATACGGGAGCAAAAATACCTGTGGCCGTGGGGGCGGGTAGTAAGCCTTCGGCGGATATGAACTTTGAGGTCAATGGCAATGGTCGGCATCGAGCCAGATTATTACCTCAAGTTGTCTGTTCTACGGCGATCGCGGCCAGTAACCCCGAATACCAAGCAGCATTAGATAAAGATTGTCCGATTTTCCACCGTTCTGATGTTCTTGCGGCTCTGATTGGAGAATATCGAGGCATTGGTGTGGCGGGTACTCATGGAAAAACCACCACCAGTAGTTTGATTGGCTATGTGCTGCTTCAGGCTGGCCTTGATCCTACCATTATCGTCGGGGGAGAAGTGGATGCTTGGGATGGCAACGCTCGTCTGGGCCAAGGCGATTACTTGATTGCAGAAGTAGATGAGTCCGATGGTTCTTTAACTAAGCATTTTCCTAAAATTGGCATTGTCACCAATATTGAATTAGACCACCCTGACCACTATGCCAGCCTAGAGGAAGTGGTGCAAATTTTTAAGACGTTTGAATCCCATTGTGAAACCTTAATTGGCTGTGTGGATTGTGATGTGGTTCGCAATAACTTAACCCCTAAAATTACCTATAGTCTTGATCCTGAACGGGTTGCTGATTATCAGGCCAAGCGCATCTCCTATCATGCCAATGGCAGTCAAGTGGAAGTTTGGGAACGGGGTCAATATTTAGGGACGATGAAACTAAATATTCCTGGAGATCATAATATTAGTAATGCCCTGGCCGCTGTTGCCGTAGGACGATTGGTGGGTTTAGAGTTTAATATTATTGCTCAGGCGATCGCCGGTTTTGGTGGTGCGAAACGACGTTTTGAGTGTAAGGGTTTCTGCAATGGCATTACCTTTATTGACGACTATGCCCATCATCCCAGCGAACTATTAGCCACCCTGAATGCGGCTCGTCAAAAAGTAGATCATGGCAAATATACAAGGGTAATCGCTATTTTCCAGCCCCATCGTTATAGTCGTACCCACACCTTTTTAGCCGACTTTGCCAGTGCTTTTAAGGATGCTGATCTAGTCATTTTGACGGATATTTATAGCGCGGGAGAAACCAATATTCACAACATTCAAGGGGAAGACCTCGCCCAGGCGGTGAGTCAACATCATCCCAAGGTTATTTATCAACCCTCACTGACAGAATTAACTCAGTTTCTTCCCAAAATATTACAGTCTGGAGATTTGGCCCTATTCCTAGGGGCAGGTAATCTCAATCAAACCATTCCCAATGTTATTGCTGCCTGTGCCTGA